Genomic segment of Malus domestica chromosome 15, GDT2T_hap1:
GCTCCGACTGAGGCTGCCGATCCAACCGCTCTAACCCAGCTGCGAGAAGTTCTGTCGCTTTCAGCGCCGCAAGTACTCGAGCGCAACGGTCTTGACATGCTTGGCGTGTGTCTGAACGATCTTGGGGCTGACGGTCGCCTGAGCGGAAATGCCATCATTCAGGCATCGTCTGCCTTGAAGCGGGTTCGGGAGACATTTAATGTCTTCCAGACCGCTCTAAAGGTCGAACAGGACTTGCAAGCTgccacggccgttcaagacactCTCCGTCCGAAAATCGACGCTCTAAGGGCAAAAGGAGAAATattagccgagctcgaccgtcagatggccgaGTTGGCAAAACGTCGGTCGGCCGTCGCGTCCGAGCTTGCCAAAGACTTCGAGTCGGGCGGAAAGGATCGCCTGACTGAGTACGTGGCGACAACGAAGCGGGTTGAGCGGTTGAAGCTAGACAAGAAGAATCGGCAAGCTGAAGTAATCATGGCCGAGGTGCGGTGGTTGGAATTGAAGGCCCTTCTCAGCACCCTCCTACCTTCTTCCCCTTGAATGTACTTAGTTTTAACCTGACTGACTTACTTAGCTTGTACAAGTTCATCAATCTTAATGAAATAATTTTGTTtattcccgcatttcccatgtgaccggatagtatttcttcaaaaacttcccattgatcGGTAATCTGTGCACTACACCGGTtcggtctttaagatgatacgccccttttttcgtatactttatgcacaatgaacggcccttcccaattcggcaaccacttgccgaacctaggatcttttagccctacgggcaacaccgtttgccacactAATTCACCTTCGCCGAATGTTTTCTGtcgcaccttttgattataggccCGCTCAGCAAGctgtttttgtgccaccaacAAGTTGTAAGCGTCAAGCcgcgcttcttccaaatcttctaattcctgtctcatggactgattatattcggcgctaaacaaactactttgttcaattaatcgcaacgaatttatgctcaactcgactggtaacattgcatcgtgtccgtaggttaatgcgtaTGGGGTTGTCGCGGTCGCCGACCGGGGCGtcgttcggtatgcccataatgcctcgttcaactttaaatgccacatgccaggcctttcttttattattttttcgaggatgccgatcaacactttattacttgcctcgacctgcccattcgcctgtggataatacggtgtggactgttccagccgaattttcaaatttgccgtgtattctttaaacctttcggctgtgaagattgttccattgtcggttatgatcgtttctggtacaccgaaccgggtcacaatgtgttcctccacgaagtcgcaaacctctttagatgttaactcggcatatgattttgcttcgacccatttagtaaagtaatcagttgcgactattatccatgcatgcttagcagctccagaagtcggcgtgattttgccgattacatccatggcccatcctctaaacggccatggcttaatgaccgaatgtagtgACTCGGCCGGGACCttttgtataggcccatggatttggcactgtatgcatcctcgtgcaaactcgatacaatctttcagtattctcggccaaaaataaccgtgtcgtcggagtagccatcgAATTTTCCGTCCGGATTGAtgagctccgcataccccttcatgaacctctgcgatcgcCCGAGCACTCTCTTGAGGGCCGAGGCATAACAGTAGTAATTCATCCTCCCCTTTTCGatataactcgttttggtacgcgacatagttcgtggcgtgaactcgtgtcttgcgactatgttttccattgggattgtcaaggtactgcataatgggctttctccaatcatctggtgttGCCTCGATGGTACAAACCTCTATAGTATCTTGTCGGTCTAACAATGAAGGTAAAGACATGACTCGAGTGCGTATTACATCGTCGCGCCGGAAGATTTGCTGGTtgaccaaggccgggtataattgTCGTAACACcggtatttctcggcctagcttgccccccaggagttgtgcaccagAGGCAATTTGAGCCAACGCATCTGCATCGGTATTATGGATCCGGGAAACATGTTCGAACGTAATACCGTCgaaggactcggccaaatagctggcaaccatgtggttGGGTGCtagggtacaactcatgcagcgaaaAGATCCATTAAGTTGGTTGATCACAAGCTCAGAGTCGCCGAGGACGAGGGCACGGGTGGCCCTCAAGTCATGAAGGAGGCCAAGGCCGATGATtaaggcttcatattcggcctgattattggtgcagtcaaaatccaacttaagcgaaaaataccaacgatcgtgaTTAGGAGATTGAATGACAACTCCAACACCGGCCGAGGATGAAGTGCTGGACCcgtcaaaatacatcgtccaatagttgtcgcgtgtttcaaccatgccgatttcgacatCAGTGTCCCCAAAACCATAGGGGGAAGGATGCTGAGCCAGGAAATCGGCCAATGCttggcctttgacagctttctgaGGCACATATTGTAGgctaaactcggacaacgccatcgtccacttcccaattctcccttttacgatcggccgggtaagcatgtaccggatgaCATcagtctgggcaatgacttgtgtgACCGACGGAAGCATGTAATGCCGGAGATTAGAGGCGGCGAAGAACATGGCAAGACAGAGCTTCTCCacggcggaataattgatctccggtGGATTAAGATTTCGACTGAGGTAAAAAATAGCCTGCTCTCGCCCGGCATCATTGTCTTGGGCAATgaggcagccgatggactcttcAGCCGCCGAAATATATAGCTTAAGAGGCTTACCGCGCCGGGAAGGAACCAAGACAGGTGGGTtcgtgagggagactttgatttgcgTAAACGCCACTTGATGCTCGTcgttccacacaaatttatcagAATCCTTGAGTTTTAAGAGTGTggaaaacgctttcatttttcATGCCGAGTTGGCAATAAATCGGCGGAGGAAATTGATTTGTCCAAGTAAAGACTAGAGCTGTTTCTTCATCGTTGGGGGTGGGGCAACGATGATTGCGCGTGCCTTAttctcatcgacttcaatcccacgatgatgtacgaggaaaccaagaaaattcccggccgatacaccgaaggcacacttagcaggattcatcttgaggttgtgctgacgcatgcggaggaaagcctgtcggagatcgtccagatgtgtttgtcggcgtttagatttgacgacaacatcgtcgatgtaaacttcaacgatggtgccaattaaatcatggaagatggtgttcatcgcccgttggtacgtggcgccggcattcttgaggccgaatggcatgacaacccattcgtaagtgccgagtgcccctgGGCAAtggaaagcagttttgtgcacatcggcttcggcaataaatatttggttgtacccggcatgtccatccataaaggataaaatcgcatgattcgccgcggcatcgattaacagatctgaaatcgacattgtatactcatctttgggagttgccagattcagatttcgaaAATCGGTACAAATGCGcagtgcaccatttttctttaatacagggacgatattcgccaaccatttgacatatcgagctgtccgaatgaatccggctttcaaaagccgaaccaGTTCGTCCTTGATactgagttgtacttcggttgagaatcgacgaggtggctgacggaaaggtttaaatccgggcttaatacgtaattcatgctcgaccagagtacgatctaagccgggcatttcatgataactccaagcaaaacaatctttgaattccatAAGCAAGGTACGAAACTCATCTTTCATTCGTTGGGGAAGtaaagcactaataaacaaaaaccgtgggtcatcggccgtcccaacattaatctcttctAAAGGGTCCTTAACTAGGGGCCGATGATCctcgagctcggccggggcggctcaaattttatcaaaagataatacaggcccattatctccctcagcaaggaactcgacgaggttgacgcccgaatttggttgtttagatatcgtataccaatgggccagcagtcgttccatagtatatgaaaccgcggccctgcatgtttcccgatcggtgtcaaacatcagCTTCGGGGAGGAAGTtggctaatccgagtctcgccgaatcctgctggacagtctcggcgccaacctcgatagctttctgaacggAAATCCGAGTTGGCCGTCCctcttcattgaagccttgcaaagtaatgtagccgacgtgatcgtcataataccgtgcttggatcatgttagcttcgaagggctggctatcggtcggatgaacagtgaccgatttgccgtcctaaaagacaagcacttggtacaatgaggaaggaatacagctggtttgatgaatccaatctcgactgagcagtgcattatactcggttttggaatcaaccacgaaaaaggcggtcatgtggGTGCAACCGGCAATattcacagttaacggaagtacaCATTTGGTGTGGGATTTGTCGCCGACAAAACTACTCATGGTGATTCCTGACGGAATAAGCTCGTCATTTGAACggcgtaaggccttcatgatgttcagaggcatgatattgacggtagctccacaatcaacaaaaactttagaaactggataCCCCTCGATGTGGGCCGTCACATAGAATGGCTTCAAATGGTGAAGTTTGGTCGACGATGAACGAgggaacaattcggccaaagcggcctttagactatcatcttttgttgttgacTCGCCTTCAGCAATCGATACAAAATCAACATGGCCGGGTTCCTCGGCAACTACAtctccatcgaggaaatttggttgagccgtgcttgattgaaaatcggcaggtaacacatggaccatactgatttccatattaTCCAGGACTAACGGGCCCATTTGGTCAAGACCCTCCTCATTCGGTTGGTCGGCGACTACGGATTCAGTTGTCGTCAAAGTCGGACAACGAGACTCTTCTGTCCCTTCTTCAATGACGTCAACCGGCGGAGCTGCTTCGGCGACAGGTTGGTTCTGCGTGACCGCCTCAGGTAAGGTTGAGATTGACAATGTACTTGGGATCAAGACCTGAACCTGCTCCTGGTAGTGTAGGCGAGCATCCCTagtgtcgagataagcatccagacgGGCAATACGTGGgatttcatcggtcgtaaggccgaacAGAGAAACCGctgaaaatacttcaaagtgataTCGCAAATATTGAATGTCCTCCagcgagaaaggaaggtcggctgcattGATATCGGTGTacgggtcgacttcaaatccaaggacacgagcttctcggatgtgctggaaccttgctttcaatcctggatctgaggtcttctggatgatccgctcagcatccggacaagtcaggaccagatcaatggtgtcctggcatgccttcggcaaaccatacagatcgttggccgaatgtttcttatgaaattctcgcatatacttcaaagactccccaaggaacgggggatgcaaattccgtcgaattttgaccAAAGGTTCTTGTATAGCCGGCGGGTataatttgctttcggcctcttgcctgaaatgttcaaggcgtgccttcatctcccctggtcgaatgagaagtttgatccgtttatcagctTCTTCAAACATGGTCTCGACATCTTTACCGACCAGCCGTTTCCCCtgagccaactctgtcataattgcTGGAGGTGGTCGCTCATCATCAATGGCAGCTATGTCCTTCGGCCGCCacttaggggccgaagtttcttgggctgctcgtcggcgagccatgcaatctatccgttgatgccggcgtttctaagatttggacaacgcggtgtagacgcccttcgaagaatggtatgtataccaacgttgatctctaggctcgggaggcttgaaggtcttttggctccgcgatgattctgaactgctagaattacgcttatagtaatcatcgtcatagaatgaagcatcaaaatcgaggcgccgcctgaccgggggtgtctcttccatccgtactttaggaccgagcctcTCAAAAACCCCGTGATGTTGGCCTTCATTGGCTACCTTTGGCCGAGTTGTGGCCACAAGTTGCGAAGAGGGCTTCTCCTCTGGTTCACTGTCGACCTTCGCTCTACATTTCCCGCACAAAACCGCCGCCCCACTATCTTCATCGGTGCTATAATccatcataggtttgacaatagcAGGCCCCGTTAAAGCCGTAGGTGGCttgtttgaacgaaaatcggccatgaaccATGGCCGACAATTCTGACTCCGCGGGCGTTGCATCTCAACCACTTCGgccttgcctttccctttgtccttgggtaggtacgcATCGACCATATTcactgttgccgtggggaacggatcagtatcaacactcatcctcttctcgggaaacttcagtttgccattatcaatccagctttggacgttatCGCGAAATACAacgcaattgtttgtcgtatgtttgctcgaattgtggtatttgcaatacacatttcctttaagtttttcggccttaggaatgttatgaccaggccgaagcttgatgattcttgctgataacagttggtcaaaaattgcgtcagccttggtaatatcaaaagtataaacctttgacgatttcaatgttccttcagtggccgagcgacttttggcttctctagaatcaacctgagtcaatgccttgcaaacgtatggcttatctatcactatctcagccgcatacacactaacgcattcatcctcgATTGATGCATAATTGACAGTAGGGTTCTTGTAAATCGTTCCCCGAGTTGGAGTCTTCGAagtcttttcctcgcggagcaaataatcatactcctcgacatgttgggctaattcgtacatatcccgaaaattttcccccaagaatttcttttttgtattcgacgtcgaggccgttcaaagcaagcctgacaaattcgacttcggataaaggtactcggcaccaattcctagctGATTTAAACCTactaagataatccattggtgactcatcagatgcctGAGCCATCCGTGCCAATGAAGAGactgacatctccatccccggccgataaaactgctcgtggaacttctcgaccaactcctcccagttttggacggaattaggagggagattgatgtaccaggcaaatgccgagccggtcaatgaaaaattgaacagccgtaacttgtggaaatcactattaacatctccgcattgcgcggtgaaacgagccacgtgctccaacgaagacagAGACGATTCACCGGTAAAAAGACTAAAATCTAGGATCTTGAAACCCTTCGGGTATCCAAACGTTTCCACGTAAGCTGGGTACGGATGAATAAACTtgggaaacttcggccctttcttcatggccgagtcgatcatccgctgaacttcggtcatatcaacaggtgttgcttcgaTCCTCTGGTCGGTTCtgtctgacctactattcgaccctccttctttttccaagttaattggtttgagcgGAGCAGGAATAGGCTCGGCCGGTACAATCGGTACCGGGTTGTTTCCTGGTGGACAATGTTGGAGAAGCTCGAAAGGCCTGCTGCCACCAACtttactaaccagcatttcgagcaaCCTGGTTTGTCGATCATTGGAACTGAGTATCGCGTCAtgcagcttgtcaatgcctcgactgaacgtctgctcgactgaccgagaTTGCTCGTCTAGTCGCTTTCGGAGAAACGACCTCGTTGGtgggtcagatccttcaccaccatcctcgtcacactcctctactatcccttcattgagaacgcatgtGTTTCTGTTAGGGATCTCTGAACCACGgagttgaccgccgagattaacttctctctctcggcgagtcgcgctcgtggactcaggcGTACCagcgctaaggggattctgcgcttgtggcacactctgtcctatgctctgactcggcaaatcggctgtcgactttcccatagctgttttcttttttaccgatcatgtttcaattggcatgaacttcgtagtttagcactgggtcccaccggacgtgccaaaatgttgaccctagaaactacaaagcctacgtggtgcgcaggccgagtaattaatgagctaactacgtccttcggtgaatgcggggcttgccaactcgtcggccgagctcggccgaggagtaaatttgttgatgttgcgttgggtcgcgctactgacttctgcgtcttgcgattgcggccgagaaaggaacacgtctcagcctcttgggctctcgaacctgaagacaaggttactattcttacgaagttcaatatcaaattcggctttcaatgtgccgaacgtAATAacgtgtaacacctcacttcgccgagaaggctgatgagatgacctcgaccaataaggattaaaaacccttctcgaccgagacttggataggtaatcaaccgttctcgccgcagtgctgttgatgccaacggaagatactgcgagaccgattgattgtacggtgacagagctatctatgccgacttaagatatcaccggttgcttccacagtgctgttgatgccaacggaagatgtgtcagcgaaaaaggaaaaaaggaaaatcataagttgtgagaatttgcgcagggcaattttgtattgatttgcaggggcctCAGGATGATGTgcaacctcttctatttatagcaatggctccccccaaggtcgagttaaaaacctactcggactaggtttcctTTCCCTAATCAGcatcaactcgaccagtcctaccttcactaggactgtgaacctagtcctttacctgagccggattcgcttccgggtcctgccgagactccttattgcactaggattcgacctcttgcgttatgacctagccgacctaggtttggaggcccacgtatTGAACGATCCGTGGTATTCTTGCCGCAaggcctcccgggccgagaatgaccctacactcggcccaaactgttattttgggcccaaacaatatcacaccccttagttaaattaatatttttcataAAGCCATGAATTTAAAATTCTTAGATTGTAAGAAATTGGTTGTTAGCTAACTTAAGtgaatatatattaaatataaaaaaattgctGAGTTGGCAATTGACCGAAGTATCACATTCTGGCCCGGGCCCTTatcacatcctgggctcgactccaccatagcacgatattgtccgctttgggctttgAACATACCattacggttttgtttttgggaactcacacgagaacttcccagtgggtcacccatcatggaattgctctcgctacgaactcgcttaacttcgaagttccaatggaactcgaagttagtgagctcccaaaataccttgtgctaggtagagctCCCtaaacgatgtgggatgttacacgaAACATCataatcaaattttataaagtAACATATGTTTAGTCtaaacaaatttgaaaaaaaaatttatggaaGTATAATtactcattctttttttttttcctcacacGGACACCGAAATTAATCTATTCTTTTGTAAAATTCATTCACCAAAgttgtttatttattattatttaaataatttgtaaagaaaaaaaaaattgaaaacattgaTGTCTCGGGAAGCTAGTTGATTGCTATGTGTGTATCTAAAAATTGGCAATTTTTTGTTACATTGCCTACATTAAATTACTCATTTTAGAGATAATATAAAAcgattaaaaatttaaattaaatttgcaaatcaaattatAGATgattaatagaaaataaaaatattaattaacatttaagtaataatttaatcatcaacaaccacattattttgtttaaaaaatttgattaacctaggggtgtgatattcacacaccctattttacttctcatacacctttttaattttcggccatcggatcagataaattgaagaagatcaatgaatCGAAATTATTAagaggtgtgtaagaagtaaaataagatgtgtagatagcacatcCCTTAACCTAACATTATTCCGGCCCATACTATTATGATTACAACTACTTATTGACGAGAGAGAGaacacagaaaagaaaaaacagaagcCGGAAGGGCAGTGGATTGGACCATATTTATCGACGATTAATCGCACCGACCACGACGTAGTGACTGCATATGATACGCTGACGCCACCCGAATCTGGCTCCAGCTAAATTAAAGCCGAGCCGTTAGACGCTGAGCCGTACAAACTCGATATAAAATTCATATTAGATGTTATATCTGCCATAAACCGGAAAGGCTACGGGCTATAGCCGGTGAAGAAGAAATTGCATTTGGATCGAATTTACGTTCATTTCATTTGCAACTTTGTGCAGTGTGTTAGTCTGTATTGTACCTAACCCCAGTCAGATTCTAACCCAATATCTAACCCAAGTTGGTTTATttaaagagagagagtgtgacAGCCCTGCTGGGTTGTGAAATCCttcactctcctctctctctctctctctctctctaaatctctGATTATTTCTCATTGTAGTAGATGAACAGTCACAGACTATGCTTAGTTGATTAAGTAATGATTtagtgagagagagtgagagagagagtgtgtatTAGTTGGTTGATTTACTTGTCCATTGGGCACAATTTTGGGATAACTTGTTGGGTTTTGTTTTCTGGGTTGTGTcggattttgggttttgtataaTTTTGATGGGTACTgagggaggaggagaagaagtgGGATTGAATGAGAAGGATCATGAGGCAGCAGAGAGAGGAAGTAGGTTGTTGTACAGCTGTACACAAGTTTGTCTAGTTGTTTCAGACATAGCAGTACTTGTGTTCCATCTTCCTTTGCTTCGTTTAAGTAAACTACTTTTTCTTCCTCTAAATTAAAAGATCCACTgggaaacataaacaaaaaacaacaaaaacattaacaaaagaaaaaaagaaaaaaaaaagaaaggagctTTGATTGGTTTAATTTCTTGATCTGTTAAGATCTGGTATTAAACTTGTTTTAGCTCGGTCACTAATCATGAAGAGGCTTGGAAGTTCAGATTCCTTTGGTGCTATGATTTCCATCTGCCCAACAACAGGTTAACTTTtgagttttagttttaattttaataaaatgtacattttatttatttgaatattcctttatttttcttctattgGTGTTTCCCCAAGATTTAGACATACCATGTCtgtgtttcttttgtttgttacCTTTTTCATGATCGAGCACCTAGAAAAAATATAACCTTTGAGATCATGACACACTGTTGCTTCTTTATGTTCATCATGTTGGTTGTTGAATTCAATCCATGTTTTGTATTGTTCTTTTTACTGTTTGGGAATTTTAATTTCAAGCCTAcatatctatatctatatagAAATCCACGTCGGGAAAAGAAGGGACATATGTACTACTttttatattgtcaattggcTTTACGGTGGATTGTTGTcaaatttttggaagaacttggaTTTGATTGGCTTTTTGTTTGCAGAGGAACACAGTCCAAGAAACAACCATGTTTACAGCAGAGAATTCCAGTCCATGTTGGATGGCTTAGATGAGGAAGGGTGTGTCGAAGAAGCCGGCCATGTTTCCGAGAAGAAGAGGAGATTGAGCGTTGAACAAGTGAAGGCCTTAGAGAAAAACTTTGAGGTGGAGAACAAGCTTGAACCTGAAAGAAAGGTGAAGCTTGCCCAAGAACTAGGCCTCCAACCAAGACAAGTTGCCGTGTGGTTCCAGAACCGCCGTGCTCGTTGGAAAACCAAACAATTGGAGCGCGATTATAGCGTTCTCAAAGCCAATTACGACACTGTCAAGCGGAACTACGATACCCTTCAACATGACAATGAAGCCCTTCTCAAGgaggtatatatatatgatccaCAACTCTATCGCTGTGAATGTTCTTTTGTCAAACAGTTTGAGACTTAATATGTTAACCATGGTTAATAAGCTTTCGTAATTAAAGTTCATCTTATACAAGTAAATGTTCGATTGTCAACGGTTTGATATGTCAAGTTTTGTGTCCAACCTCAAATTATGTGTGTTTTCAATTTAGCATGCGGCTTAGATCTACAGTTTGACACCATAACATGACGTGTCGCGATGATAATCCAGTTGTGGCTACGATCTAAATCTTGGATCAACTTTTTATTTGTTGTCTTGCAGATAAAGCAATTGAAGGCAAAGTTGCAAGAAGATAACGCAGCGAGCAAGAATCCCACCGTGAAAGAAGAGCAACTCTTGGGAAAAGATCAGAGTTACAAAGTGGTTCAGGAGCGGAGCCAGTCACCGCCACCGCCTCCGGGATCCTCTGTTCCAGAAACAGAGTGTAACGAGCTCAACTTTGAGAGCTTCAACAACACAAGTGGAGTACTAGAAGCCGTCTCATTGTTCCCAGATTTCAAAGATGGCTCTTCGGACAGTGACTCGAGTGCGATCTTGAACGAAGATAACAGTCCAAACTTGACTATGTCTTCATCTGGCATCCTCCAAAACCATCAGCTGATCAAGGCTCCGGCCTCCACTTCACTCAAATTCAACTGCTCCTCGTCCTCCTCGCCGTCGTCATCGTCGATGAATTGCTTTCCGTTCCAGAAGAGCTACCAGCCTTTGGTGAAGGTAGAGGAGCACAATTTCTTTAGCAGTGAGGAGGCCTGTAGCTTCTT
This window contains:
- the LOC139191865 gene encoding uncharacterized protein, translating into MKAFSTLLKLKDSDKFVWNDEHQVAFTQIKVSLTNPPVLVPSRRGKPLKLYISAAEESIGCLIAQDNDAGREQAIFYLSRNLNPPEINYSAVEKLCLAMFFAASNLRHYMLPSVTQVIAQTDVIRYMLTRPIVKGRIGKWTMALSEFSLQYVPQKAVKGQALADFLAQHPSPYGFGDTDVEIGMVETRDNYWTMYFDGSSTSSSAGVGVVIQSPNHDRWYFSLKLDFDCTNNQAEYEALIIGLGLLHDLRATRALVLGDSELVINQLNGSFRCMSCTLAPNHMVASYLAESFDGITFEHVSRIHNTDADALAQIASGAQLLGGKLGREIPVLRQLYPALVNQQIFRRDDVIRTRVMSLPSLLDRQDTIEVCTIEATPDDWRKPIMQYLDNPNGKHSRKTRVHATNYVAYQNELYRKGEDELLLLCLGPQESARAIAEVHEGSMRQELEDLEEARLDAYNLLVAQKQLAERAYNQKVRQKTFGEGELVWQTVLPVGLKDPRFGKWLPNWEGPFIVHKVYEKRGVSS
- the LOC103401624 gene encoding homeobox-leucine zipper protein ATHB-6-like isoform X1 codes for the protein MKRLGSSDSFGAMISICPTTEEHSPRNNHVYSREFQSMLDGLDEEGCVEEAGHVSEKKRRLSVEQVKALEKNFEVENKLEPERKVKLAQELGLQPRQVAVWFQNRRARWKTKQLERDYSVLKANYDTVKRNYDTLQHDNEALLKEIKQLKAKLQEDNAASKNPTVKEEQLLGKDQSYKVVQERSQSPPPPPGSSVPETECNELNFESFNNTSGVLEAVSLFPDFKDGSSDSDSSAILNEDNSPNLTMSSSGILQNHQLIKAPASTSLKFNCSSSSSPSSSSMNCFPFQKSYQPLVKVEEHNFFSSEEACSFFSDEQAPSLQWYCPDQWS
- the LOC103401624 gene encoding homeobox-leucine zipper protein ATHB-6-like, yielding MLDGLDEEGCVEEAGHVSEKKRRLSVEQVKALEKNFEVENKLEPERKVKLAQELGLQPRQVAVWFQNRRARWKTKQLERDYSVLKANYDTVKRNYDTLQHDNEALLKEIKQLKAKLQEDNAASKNPTVKEEQLLGKDQSYKVVQERSQSPPPPPGSSVPETECNELNFESFNNTSGVLEAVSLFPDFKDGSSDSDSSAILNEDNSPNLTMSSSGILQNHQLIKAPASTSLKFNCSSSSSPSSSSMNCFPFQKSYQPLVKVEEHNFFSSEEACSFFSDEQAPSLQWYCPDQWS